The Streptomyces sp. NBC_00224 genome has a window encoding:
- a CDS encoding tetratricopeptide repeat protein, with the protein MAAGKPSMQELIQRRRRAGFVGRRGELALFRENFDTPVDDERHRFVFHVHGAAGVGKTSLVRELEHTARERGAATAYADEAVNSVPETLAAICAHFARQGHPLKALERLLATYRQRRYEAESTTAPADPAAPTPGSTALAQASLVGLGLVPGVGVLANGMDAQQLALGADKVRAALSARFGKQEDVQLVLDPLKVLTPVLVAELVRLADDVPWTVLFFDTYERTSPFLDTWLRDLLTTERYGALPAQVVVVLAGQRRLDPGCWADYADLVAELPLDLFTETEARQLLAAKGVVDEEVVRDVLRLSGRLPVLVSTLAENPGDARAPGATAVDRFLKWESDPVRRAAALACALPRHIDEDVFRAAVDEDVAGLYGWLRSLPFVSDHGGRAQYHGVVRAAMLGVQRTGSPQRWSACHQRLAEAIGARREAAAVAVPARRLWSGERWRELRQEESYHLLCARPGAALAQMLRDGVDACEAGPAVARRWATTLAEAGEDADDEPLRRWGADCLAALADEQGGVEKVLALLLSRGGLSAEGRAGAHVVRARELRHEGNHAQALAELDQAIVLAPGRAWAYYSRSVARSALDGPAAALADLDRACELSPDDAYYIGYRGDMYRRLGRFEEALADLDRAILLDPGDAWAPASRGQTRHQMGLLEGALADLDRALELNQDYEWALVRRAQVRRGLADTAGALADLERAERLSADPAWVVGERGDLLRSAGRHEEAVAEYGRAFALDGGYAWALGSRALSLEALGRHEEALADYGRALALEPAYTWALIMRARLRSELDDPEGALEDLDRALEAAPDDVYALTWRGRVRRRLWRVEGARADLDRAVSIHGAGSSSLVERAFLMADLGHIEAELADLDRAVELSGPEDGSVRAVRGEAYRRAGRYEEALADYAAAAEEDPRDAVPVAGRGYVLRALGRHEEAYACLTRAVALDPGQGALHAAQAAALLSLSREGEALEALDRALELDPEIGWAYGRRARVCLAGGGEALPFLDHCLSLLDGRVTSAEALAASHRVRGNFGPAADAAASLPGESGDFHRAMAASRRGCGSPAWQGDGLVASCARGDWSRADELLPDVSWEEAEGLEELGLCGGVDTGELTPRRERAWTLLRTSSPTPPLP; encoded by the coding sequence ATGGCAGCGGGAAAACCGTCGATGCAGGAGCTCATCCAGCGGCGCAGACGGGCCGGGTTCGTCGGGCGGCGGGGCGAACTCGCCCTGTTCCGGGAGAACTTCGACACCCCGGTCGACGACGAACGGCACCGGTTCGTCTTCCACGTCCACGGCGCCGCCGGGGTCGGCAAGACGTCGCTCGTGCGCGAACTGGAGCACACCGCGCGCGAGCGCGGCGCGGCGACGGCCTACGCGGACGAGGCCGTCAACAGCGTCCCCGAGACGCTCGCCGCGATCTGCGCGCACTTCGCCCGCCAGGGCCACCCGCTCAAGGCCCTGGAACGCCTCCTCGCCACCTACCGCCAGCGGCGGTACGAGGCGGAGTCCACCACCGCGCCCGCCGACCCGGCGGCGCCCACGCCCGGCTCCACCGCCCTCGCCCAGGCGTCCCTGGTCGGCCTCGGCCTGGTACCCGGAGTGGGCGTGCTCGCCAACGGCATGGACGCCCAGCAGCTCGCCCTGGGCGCGGACAAGGTGCGGGCCGCCCTGAGCGCCCGGTTCGGCAAGCAGGAGGACGTCCAGCTCGTCCTGGACCCGCTGAAGGTCCTCACTCCCGTCCTGGTGGCGGAGCTGGTGCGGCTCGCCGACGACGTGCCGTGGACGGTGCTCTTCTTCGACACCTACGAACGCACCTCGCCCTTCCTCGACACCTGGCTGCGCGATCTGCTCACCACCGAGCGGTACGGGGCGCTGCCCGCCCAGGTCGTCGTGGTCCTCGCGGGCCAGCGCCGCCTGGACCCCGGCTGCTGGGCGGACTACGCGGACCTGGTGGCGGAGCTGCCCCTGGACCTGTTCACCGAGACCGAGGCCCGCCAACTGCTCGCCGCCAAAGGTGTGGTGGACGAGGAGGTCGTCCGCGACGTCCTGCGGCTCTCCGGCCGGCTGCCCGTCCTGGTGTCCACGCTCGCGGAGAACCCCGGCGACGCGCGCGCCCCCGGCGCAACCGCCGTGGACCGCTTCCTGAAGTGGGAGAGCGACCCGGTGCGGCGGGCGGCCGCGCTCGCCTGCGCGCTGCCCCGGCACATCGACGAGGACGTGTTCCGGGCGGCGGTCGACGAGGACGTGGCGGGCCTGTACGGCTGGCTTCGGTCGCTGCCGTTCGTCAGCGACCACGGCGGGCGCGCCCAGTACCACGGAGTCGTCCGCGCGGCCATGCTCGGCGTCCAGCGCACCGGCTCGCCGCAGCGCTGGAGCGCCTGCCACCAGCGGCTCGCCGAGGCGATCGGGGCGCGCCGCGAGGCGGCCGCGGTGGCGGTCCCGGCGCGCCGCCTGTGGAGCGGGGAGCGGTGGCGCGAGCTGCGCCAGGAGGAGTCGTACCACCTGCTGTGCGCCCGGCCGGGGGCAGCGCTCGCCCAGATGCTGCGCGACGGCGTGGACGCCTGCGAGGCCGGGCCCGCCGTCGCCCGCCGCTGGGCCACGACACTGGCCGAGGCGGGCGAGGACGCCGACGACGAGCCGCTGCGCCGCTGGGGCGCGGACTGCCTGGCCGCGCTCGCCGACGAACAGGGGGGCGTGGAAAAGGTGCTGGCGCTCCTCCTGTCCAGGGGCGGGCTGAGCGCCGAGGGCCGCGCGGGCGCCCATGTCGTACGGGCCCGGGAGCTGCGCCACGAGGGCAACCACGCGCAGGCGCTGGCCGAGCTGGACCAGGCGATCGTGCTCGCGCCGGGGCGGGCGTGGGCGTACTACAGCCGGAGCGTGGCGCGCAGCGCGCTGGATGGCCCCGCGGCGGCGCTCGCCGACCTCGACCGGGCCTGCGAACTGTCCCCGGACGACGCGTACTACATCGGCTACCGGGGCGACATGTACCGGCGGCTCGGCCGCTTCGAGGAGGCGCTGGCGGACCTGGACCGCGCGATCCTGCTCGACCCCGGCGACGCCTGGGCCCCGGCCAGCCGCGGCCAGACCCGCCACCAGATGGGCCTCCTGGAGGGTGCCCTGGCGGACCTGGACCGGGCCCTGGAGCTGAACCAGGACTACGAGTGGGCGCTGGTCCGCCGCGCCCAGGTGCGCCGCGGCCTCGCGGACACGGCGGGCGCCCTGGCCGACCTGGAGCGCGCGGAGCGGCTGTCGGCGGACCCGGCGTGGGTGGTCGGCGAGCGCGGCGACCTGCTGCGCTCGGCGGGCCGCCACGAGGAGGCGGTGGCGGAGTACGGCCGCGCCTTCGCCCTGGACGGCGGGTACGCCTGGGCTCTGGGCAGCCGCGCCCTGTCCCTGGAGGCGCTGGGCCGCCACGAGGAGGCGCTCGCGGACTACGGCAGGGCGCTGGCCCTGGAACCGGCGTACACCTGGGCCCTGATCATGCGGGCCCGCCTGCGCTCGGAACTGGACGACCCCGAGGGCGCGCTGGAGGACCTGGACCGGGCGCTGGAGGCGGCCCCGGACGATGTGTACGCGCTGACCTGGCGGGGCCGGGTGCGGCGGCGGCTGTGGCGGGTGGAGGGGGCGAGGGCGGACCTGGACCGCGCGGTGAGCATCCACGGCGCCGGCTCGTCCTCTCTCGTCGAACGAGCATTCCTGATGGCGGACCTGGGCCACATCGAGGCGGAACTCGCCGACCTGGACCGGGCGGTGGAGCTGTCCGGACCGGAGGACGGGAGCGTACGGGCGGTACGGGGGGAGGCGTACCGGCGGGCCGGCCGGTACGAGGAGGCGCTCGCGGACTACGCGGCGGCGGCCGAGGAGGACCCCCGGGACGCGGTGCCGGTGGCGGGCCGGGGGTACGTGCTGCGGGCGCTGGGGCGGCACGAGGAGGCGTACGCGTGCCTGACGCGAGCGGTCGCGCTCGACCCCGGCCAGGGCGCGCTGCACGCGGCACAGGCGGCGGCGCTGCTGTCGCTTTCGCGCGAGGGGGAGGCGCTGGAGGCACTCGACCGTGCGCTGGAACTGGACCCGGAGATCGGCTGGGCGTACGGGCGCAGGGCGCGGGTGTGCCTGGCGGGGGGTGGGGAGGCTCTCCCGTTCCTGGACCACTGCTTGTCGCTGCTGGACGGCCGGGTGACGTCGGCTGAGGCCCTGGCGGCCTCCCACCGGGTCCGGGGGAACTTCGGCCCGGCGGCGGACGCGGCGGCGTCGCTACCGGGTGAGTCGGGCGACTTCCACCGCGCGATGGCGGCGAGCCGCCGGGGCTGCGGGTCCCCCGCCTGGCAGGGCGACGGCCTGGTGGCGTCCTGCGCGCGGGGGGATTGGTCCCGGGCGGATGAACTGCTGCCGGACGTCTCCTGGGAGGAGGCGGAGGGGTTGGAGGAGCTGGGGTTGTGCGGGGGTGTGGACACGGGGGAGCTGACGCCGCGCAGGGAACGAGCGTGGACGCTCCTACGGACGAGCTCCCCCACCCCGCCCCTTCCCTGA
- a CDS encoding LLM class F420-dependent oxidoreductase yields MRIATTIFLTDETITPVRLARELEERGFAGLYLPEHTHIPVERLSPYPPGGELPRQYGRTLDPFVALGQAAAVTESLGLGTGITLVAQHDPVDLAKQAATLDHLSGGRFTLGVGYGWNREEAADHGVEWSTRRELVRDRMALMRALWAEKPTAYEGAFGSVRASEAHPKPVRNGAPRVLVGGAAGPKLFEAVAEYADGWLPIGGGGLTDSLPQLRRAWEEAGRAPDELRIVPYAVLPSSGKIAHYTDLGIDEIVLQLPSADEAAVLKALDEFTPYV; encoded by the coding sequence ATGCGTATCGCCACCACGATCTTCCTCACCGACGAGACGATCACCCCCGTCCGGCTCGCCCGCGAGCTGGAGGAGCGCGGATTCGCCGGGCTGTATCTGCCGGAGCACACGCACATCCCCGTCGAGCGGCTCTCTCCGTACCCGCCGGGCGGCGAGCTGCCGCGCCAGTACGGCCGCACCCTGGACCCGTTCGTCGCGCTCGGGCAGGCGGCCGCCGTCACCGAGTCGCTCGGCCTGGGCACCGGCATCACGCTGGTCGCCCAGCACGACCCGGTCGACCTGGCCAAGCAGGCCGCCACCCTGGACCACCTCTCGGGCGGCCGCTTCACGCTCGGCGTCGGCTACGGCTGGAACCGCGAGGAGGCCGCCGACCACGGGGTGGAGTGGTCCACACGGCGCGAGCTGGTGCGGGACCGCATGGCGCTGATGCGGGCGCTGTGGGCCGAGAAGCCCACCGCGTACGAGGGCGCCTTCGGCTCGGTGCGGGCCAGCGAGGCGCATCCCAAGCCGGTGCGGAACGGGGCGCCGCGCGTCCTGGTCGGCGGCGCGGCCGGGCCCAAGCTGTTCGAGGCGGTCGCCGAGTACGCGGACGGCTGGCTGCCGATCGGCGGCGGCGGGCTCACCGACTCCCTGCCGCAGCTGCGCCGGGCGTGGGAGGAGGCGGGCCGGGCCCCGGACGAGCTGCGGATCGTTCCGTACGCGGTGCTCCCCTCGTCCGGAAAGATCGCCCACTACACGGACCTGGGCATCGACGAGATCGTCCTCCAGCTGCCGTCCGCCGACGAGGCGGCCGTACTGAAGGCGCTGGACGAGTTCACGCCGTACGTGTAA
- a CDS encoding CocE/NonD family hydrolase, with protein MTSERTQPTATLYPELDEDALLRYFEALTSGDTSHVAPARAAVIEEARALALPVRVKIPGARGDELDGVLWKHLAGVRERPAVIMPSPWTSLGWLVYVAQATRFAAAGYNVLVYSARGFGASGGEVEVAGPLDIEDAGKAIDFLTARVGAAPTRLGFLGDSYGSGISQLIAARDERVHAVAALSTWGDVGEAFYENTTRHIAAVATLLSAAGDARLSESTRQAFDDLLADRNIEKTLEWAAERSPLTYVDALNRREVPVFFAHAWHETLFPANQTLRMFQALTGPKRIDLSIGDHSGPEMTGMLGLPNRIWEDAHRFFAHHLKEVDNGVGTQDQVVSEVMWGKSLESRPTWDAVTGSTERLYLTGGAANGEGWGKAKTDGGLADKPDSGWSVRFQTGADTPATVADAVVTAGYAEMAGNPKVYPVQDINRADAGVWASPPMAVTTKLRGIARLHLAYTASAHRSTIIAHLFDVSPDGSAHIVTHAPFTHLGEEPGQRVRAEVPLQATGYDVPAGHRLLLVVDARDPFYGDANQPRATIDIAADDEDPSYLDIPLG; from the coding sequence GTGACATCAGAGCGTACGCAGCCGACGGCGACCCTGTACCCGGAGCTGGACGAGGACGCGCTTCTGCGGTACTTCGAGGCGCTGACGAGCGGCGACACCTCGCACGTGGCGCCCGCGCGGGCCGCCGTGATCGAGGAGGCCAGGGCCCTGGCCCTGCCGGTCCGGGTGAAGATCCCCGGGGCGCGCGGGGACGAACTCGACGGGGTGCTGTGGAAGCACCTGGCCGGTGTGCGCGAGCGGCCCGCGGTCATCATGCCCTCGCCGTGGACCTCGCTCGGCTGGCTGGTCTACGTGGCGCAGGCGACCCGGTTCGCGGCCGCCGGGTACAACGTCCTGGTCTACTCCGCGCGCGGCTTCGGCGCGTCCGGCGGCGAGGTGGAGGTCGCGGGCCCGCTCGACATCGAGGACGCGGGCAAGGCGATCGACTTCCTGACCGCCCGGGTGGGCGCCGCCCCGACCAGACTCGGCTTCCTCGGCGACTCGTACGGCTCCGGCATCAGCCAGCTGATCGCCGCCCGCGACGAGCGCGTCCACGCGGTCGCGGCCCTGTCCACCTGGGGCGATGTGGGCGAGGCGTTCTACGAGAACACCACCCGCCACATCGCCGCCGTCGCCACCCTGCTGAGCGCCGCGGGCGACGCGCGGCTGAGCGAGAGCACCCGGCAGGCCTTCGACGACCTGCTCGCCGACCGGAACATCGAGAAGACGCTGGAGTGGGCGGCCGAGCGCTCCCCGCTCACCTACGTCGACGCCCTCAACCGGCGCGAGGTGCCGGTGTTCTTCGCGCACGCCTGGCACGAGACGCTCTTCCCGGCCAACCAGACCCTGCGGATGTTCCAGGCGCTGACCGGCCCCAAGCGGATCGACCTGTCCATCGGCGACCACTCCGGTCCGGAGATGACCGGCATGCTCGGGCTGCCCAACCGGATCTGGGAGGACGCGCACCGGTTCTTCGCCCACCACCTCAAGGAGGTGGACAACGGCGTCGGCACCCAGGACCAGGTGGTCAGCGAGGTCATGTGGGGCAAGTCGCTGGAGTCGAGGCCCACCTGGGACGCGGTCACCGGCAGCACCGAGCGCCTGTATCTGACCGGCGGAGCCGCCAACGGCGAGGGCTGGGGCAAGGCCAAGACCGACGGCGGTCTCGCCGACAAGCCCGACAGCGGCTGGAGCGTCCGCTTCCAGACCGGCGCGGACACTCCGGCGACCGTCGCCGACGCGGTCGTGACCGCCGGATACGCCGAGATGGCGGGCAACCCGAAGGTCTACCCGGTGCAGGACATCAACCGGGCCGACGCGGGCGTGTGGGCGAGCCCGCCGATGGCCGTCACCACCAAGCTGCGCGGCATCGCGCGGCTGCACCTCGCGTACACGGCGAGCGCCCACCGATCGACGATCATCGCCCACCTCTTCGACGTCTCCCCCGACGGCTCGGCGCACATCGTCACGCACGCGCCCTTCACCCACCTCGGCGAGGAGCCCGGGCAGCGGGTGCGGGCCGAGGTCCCGCTCCAGGCCACCGGCTACGACGTGCCGGCCGGGCACCGGCTGCTGCTCGTCGTCGACGCCCGCGACCCGTTCTACGGCGACGCCAACCAGCCGCGCGCCACCATCGACATCGCGGCGGACGACGAGGACCCGTCGTACCTGGACATCCCGCTCGGCTGA
- a CDS encoding bifunctional FO biosynthesis protein CofGH, translating to MTSSAQRPQADGPTANAMRRALKRARDGVALDTTEAAVLLQARGEDLVDLAASAARVRDAGLDAAGRPGVITYSKSVFIPLTRLCRDKCHYCTFVTVPGKLRRAGHGMFMSPDEVLDIARRGAELGCKEALITLGDKPEDRWPEAREWLDAHGYDDTIAYVRAISIRILEETGLLPHLNPGVMSWTDFQRLKPVAPSMGMMLETTATRLWSEPGGPHHGSPDKEPAVRLRVLEDAGRSSVPFTSGLLIGIGETYEERADSLFALRRVARSYHGIQELIIQNFRAKPDTAMRGMPDAELDELVATVAVARHIMGPSGCLQAPPNLVDSEYGRLIGAGIDDWGGVSPLTIDHVNPERPWPQIEQLAAESAAAGFELRERLCVYPEFVQRGEPWLDPRLLPHVRALADPETGLARPGAVVEGHPWQEPEEAFAATGRTDLHRTIDTDGRTSDRRDDFDEVYGDWEALREAAAPGMVPSRIDTDVRTALATAADDPTRLTDEEALALLHADGPALDALCRIADELRRDVVGDDVTYIVTRNINFTNVCYTGCRFCAFAQRRTDADAYTLSLSQVADRAEQAWDVGAVEVCMQGGIHPDLPGTAYFDIARAVKERVPGMHVHAFSPMEVVNGATRTGLSIREWLTAAKEAGLDSIPGTAAEILDDEVRWVLTKGKLPTATWIEVVKTAHELGIRSSSTMMYGHVDQPRHWLGHFRTLARIQQETGGFTEFVTLPFIHTNAPVYLAGIARPGPTTRDNRAVIAMARLLLHPHITNIQTSWVKLGTEGAAEMLRSGANDLGGTLMEETISRMAGSSYGSYRSIKDLVAIAEAAGRPARPRTTLYGEVPQERQDAAHASDGHLPELLPVLGD from the coding sequence ATGACTTCCAGCGCGCAGCGACCGCAGGCAGACGGACCGACCGCCAACGCGATGCGGCGCGCGCTGAAACGTGCCCGGGACGGCGTCGCGCTGGACACCACCGAGGCGGCCGTGCTGCTCCAGGCACGCGGCGAGGACCTGGTCGACCTGGCGGCCTCGGCCGCGCGGGTGCGCGACGCGGGCCTCGACGCCGCGGGCCGCCCGGGGGTCATCACGTACTCCAAGAGCGTCTTCATCCCGCTCACCCGGCTGTGCCGGGACAAGTGCCACTACTGCACCTTCGTCACCGTCCCCGGCAAGCTGCGCCGGGCCGGGCACGGGATGTTCATGTCCCCCGACGAGGTCCTGGACATCGCCCGCCGGGGCGCCGAACTCGGCTGCAAGGAAGCCCTGATCACCCTCGGCGACAAGCCGGAGGACCGCTGGCCCGAGGCCCGCGAGTGGCTGGACGCGCACGGCTACGACGACACGATCGCCTACGTACGGGCCATCTCCATCCGCATCCTGGAGGAGACCGGCCTGCTGCCGCACCTCAACCCGGGGGTGATGTCGTGGACCGACTTCCAGCGCCTCAAGCCCGTGGCCCCGTCGATGGGCATGATGCTGGAGACCACCGCCACCCGCCTCTGGTCCGAGCCCGGCGGCCCGCACCACGGCTCCCCGGACAAGGAACCGGCCGTACGGCTGCGGGTCCTTGAGGACGCGGGCCGCTCGTCCGTGCCGTTCACCAGCGGGCTGCTCATCGGGATCGGCGAGACGTACGAGGAGCGCGCCGATTCGCTGTTCGCGCTGCGCCGCGTGGCGCGCTCGTACCACGGCATCCAGGAACTCATCATCCAGAACTTCCGCGCCAAGCCGGACACCGCGATGCGCGGCATGCCGGACGCCGAGCTGGACGAGCTGGTCGCCACCGTCGCGGTGGCGCGGCACATCATGGGCCCCTCCGGCTGCCTCCAGGCGCCGCCGAACCTCGTCGACAGCGAGTACGGACGGCTGATCGGCGCGGGCATCGACGACTGGGGCGGGGTCTCGCCGCTGACCATCGACCATGTGAACCCCGAGCGGCCCTGGCCGCAGATCGAGCAGCTCGCCGCGGAGTCGGCGGCCGCCGGCTTCGAACTGCGCGAACGCCTCTGCGTCTACCCCGAGTTCGTCCAGCGCGGCGAGCCCTGGCTGGACCCCCGGCTGCTGCCGCACGTGCGGGCGCTCGCGGACCCGGAGACCGGCCTGGCGCGGCCCGGTGCGGTGGTCGAGGGCCACCCGTGGCAGGAGCCCGAGGAGGCCTTCGCCGCCACCGGCCGCACCGATCTGCACCGCACCATCGACACCGACGGCCGCACCTCCGACCGCCGCGACGACTTCGACGAGGTGTACGGCGACTGGGAGGCGCTGCGCGAGGCGGCCGCCCCGGGCATGGTGCCGTCCCGCATCGACACCGACGTACGGACGGCCCTCGCCACGGCCGCCGACGACCCCACCAGGCTCACCGACGAGGAGGCGCTGGCGCTGCTGCACGCGGACGGCCCGGCCCTGGACGCGCTCTGCCGCATCGCGGACGAGCTGCGCCGGGACGTGGTGGGCGACGACGTCACGTACATCGTCACGCGGAACATCAACTTCACCAACGTCTGCTACACCGGCTGCCGCTTCTGCGCCTTCGCCCAGCGCCGCACCGACGCCGACGCGTACACCCTGTCCCTCTCCCAGGTGGCCGACCGGGCCGAACAGGCCTGGGACGTGGGCGCGGTCGAGGTCTGCATGCAGGGCGGGATCCACCCGGATCTGCCGGGCACCGCGTACTTCGACATCGCGCGGGCCGTCAAGGAGCGCGTGCCCGGCATGCACGTGCACGCCTTCTCCCCGATGGAGGTCGTCAACGGCGCGACCCGCACCGGCCTTTCGATACGGGAATGGCTCACCGCCGCCAAGGAGGCGGGCCTCGACTCGATCCCCGGGACGGCCGCCGAGATCCTGGACGACGAGGTCCGCTGGGTCCTCACCAAGGGCAAACTGCCCACCGCCACCTGGATCGAGGTCGTCAAGACCGCCCACGAACTGGGCATCCGCTCCTCCTCGACCATGATGTACGGGCATGTCGACCAGCCCCGCCACTGGCTCGGCCACTTCCGTACGCTCGCCCGCATCCAGCAGGAGACGGGCGGCTTCACCGAGTTCGTGACGCTGCCCTTCATCCACACCAACGCGCCGGTCTACCTGGCCGGGATCGCCCGCCCCGGCCCCACCACCCGCGACAACCGCGCGGTCATCGCGATGGCCCGCCTCCTGCTGCACCCGCACATCACCAACATCCAGACCAGCTGGGTGAAGCTGGGCACCGAGGGCGCCGCCGAGATGCTGCGCTCGGGCGCCAACGACCTGGGCGGCACCCTCATGGAGGAGACCATCTCCCGGATGGCGGGATCGAGTTACGGCTCGTACCGCTCCATCAAGGACCTGGTCGCCATCGCGGAGGCGGCGGGCCGCCCGGCCAGGCCGCGCACCACGCTGTACGGCGAGGTGCCGCAGGAGCGGCAGGACGCGGCCCACGCCTCGGACGGCCATCTGCCCGAGCTGCTGCCGGTGTTGGGGGACTGA
- a CDS encoding CehA/McbA family metallohydrolase, which translates to MTGSEDRAPEDSRADSRADRTIGRRGLFVTGAATALTLGTVSFANAAPGSDGGGAPGERTRVVTGTLPPGAPDFVYLPVEVPRGVREIAVSYAYEKATVPAGTQNNALDIGVFDERGTELGGRGFRGWSGGARTEFFIRADAATPGYIPGPVRAGTWHIALGPYTVAPQGLPYRVTITLKSGERGSTPAPVYPPTRAKGRGRAWYRGDCHLHSWYSDGKRTPAEIAALARAAGLDFINTSDHNTHASHPAWEGLWGDDLLILTGEEITTRNGHVLALGVDPGTFVDWRYRARDNRFGHFAREIRRAGGLVVPAHPHATCVGCNWKFGFGEADAVEVWNGPYTPDDEVSLQEWDNTLAVAGRSGGRWVPAMGNSDAHRDPDRIGGPQTVVLADDLSREAIQAGLKAGHSYVAESSAVSLAFTVSGGRGGHAGIGERLRAAPEEPVTVRVEVTGAVGCTVAFVTDQGTLFTAPAGAVEWQTTASYATYVRAEVRHAPVVPGLPGPLAAFTNPVFLGD; encoded by the coding sequence ATGACCGGATCCGAGGACAGAGCCCCTGAAGACAGCAGGGCCGACAGCAGAGCCGACCGGACCATCGGACGGCGCGGACTGTTCGTGACGGGAGCCGCCACCGCGCTTACGTTGGGAACCGTGAGCTTCGCGAACGCGGCCCCCGGCAGCGACGGCGGCGGCGCCCCCGGCGAACGGACCCGGGTCGTCACCGGCACCCTGCCGCCCGGCGCGCCCGACTTCGTCTATCTGCCGGTGGAGGTCCCGCGCGGGGTGCGCGAGATCGCGGTGTCGTACGCGTACGAGAAGGCGACGGTCCCGGCGGGCACCCAGAACAACGCCCTGGACATCGGCGTCTTCGACGAGCGCGGCACCGAGCTGGGCGGCCGGGGCTTCCGGGGCTGGTCGGGCGGCGCCCGCACCGAGTTCTTCATCCGCGCGGACGCGGCGACCCCCGGCTACATCCCCGGCCCGGTGCGCGCCGGGACCTGGCACATCGCGCTCGGCCCGTACACGGTCGCGCCCCAGGGCCTGCCGTACAGGGTGACGATCACCCTGAAGTCCGGCGAGCGGGGCAGCACGCCCGCGCCGGTGTACCCGCCGACCCGGGCCAAGGGGCGGGGCCGGGCCTGGTACCGGGGCGACTGCCACCTCCACTCCTGGTACTCGGACGGCAAGCGCACCCCGGCCGAGATCGCCGCGCTCGCGCGGGCGGCGGGCCTGGACTTCATCAACACCTCCGACCACAACACCCACGCCTCGCACCCGGCGTGGGAGGGCCTGTGGGGCGACGACCTGCTGATCCTCACCGGCGAGGAGATCACCACCCGCAACGGGCACGTACTGGCCCTCGGCGTCGACCCGGGCACCTTCGTCGACTGGCGCTACCGGGCCCGCGACAACCGCTTCGGCCACTTCGCCCGCGAGATCCGCCGCGCCGGGGGCCTGGTCGTCCCGGCCCATCCGCACGCCACCTGCGTCGGCTGCAACTGGAAGTTCGGGTTCGGCGAGGCGGACGCGGTGGAGGTGTGGAACGGCCCGTATACGCCGGACGACGAGGTCTCGCTGCAGGAGTGGGACAACACGTTGGCGGTGGCCGGGCGTTCGGGTGGTCGCTGGGTTCCCGCGATGGGCAACAGCGACGCCCACCGCGACCCCGACCGCATCGGCGGCCCCCAGACGGTCGTCCTCGCCGACGACCTGTCCCGGGAGGCGATCCAGGCGGGCCTGAAGGCGGGCCACTCCTATGTGGCGGAGTCCTCGGCCGTCTCCCTCGCCTTCACGGTGTCGGGCGGGCGGGGCGGGCACGCGGGCATCGGGGAACGGTTGCGGGCGGCTCCGGAGGAGCCGGTGACGGTGCGGGTCGAGGTGACCGGTGCGGTGGGCTGCACGGTCGCCTTTGTCACGGACCAGGGGACGCTGTTCACCGCGCCGGCGGGGGCGGTGGAGTGGCAGACGACGGCGTCGTACGCGACGTACGTACGGGCCGAGGTCCGGCATGCGCCGGTCGTGCCTGGTCTGCCCGGACCGCTGGCGGCGTTCACGAACCCGGTGTTCCTGGGCGACTAG